Genomic DNA from Acanthopagrus latus isolate v.2019 chromosome 2, fAcaLat1.1, whole genome shotgun sequence:
ATGAAAGGACATAAATTGACTGCGACACGACAAATCAGAGTCAAACATGATGGAGacccaaaaagaaagaagactaTGTAGAGTTGATATACAATTATTGTTTGCATTGAACACAaatgaaccttttttttatggtttcttttgttttagtctTCTCTTAGATAAGCCTCAGGCACCTCTTCGTCATCGCTAGTATTCTGTAAGGAGGCGGTGTACTGTGCCATCCTTTCAACCTCCATCACTTTTGTCTCTGCCAGCTTCTTCTCTGCATCCGTTGACAGtttctgcacctcctccacctgcgACAGGGCCACCTGAATGTTCGTCCTCATTGTGACCGACGCATGTTCAGCtcctggacacaaacacacactcattcagtGTGCTGTAAAAGGTTCAGAGGTTGACATAACACCAGCTCAAGTTCAGACATTAGTGTGTGGTCATTAAGAAGGCACTCCTGTCCATCATCTCCATTTGGTTTTACACAAAGGCCTACTGAGTGACAGCAAATGATCTGCGCAATGTCCAAAGTgtaacactgacagcagctgaatggGAGCAggcacagacaacaacataCAAAGCTTTCAGAAGATGATTCACAGCCAAACACTTGAATTCATCGTCACTAGAGCCCTGAGAAAACCTGCCTTAACCTATTCAATCACACAGCCATATAACCACTCTGACATGTTCTTTTACACACCTGACGTGtatgctgcctctgctgctgtttcacacaGCTTGACAGCATTGATCCAGGTGGACTCAAAACGCTTGCATTCATCTTGTCTGTCATTAACCTGTCAGGACAGAGAGAATTATAAAACCCAAGTGAGTTCAAACAGATCTGCAACTGTTTGTTGTCTGTCGGTGTCACGATCAATAAATTAACACAATGTCTTCAGGTTTGTTTTGAAGGACAATATAAACTAACCTGTGCACGCTGGCCAATGATCACCTGCCAGATTGTGTCCTCTTCTGCTGGACTCAGTCTTCCCAGAGAGTCCAAATATCGTTTTTGGAGACTGATTAGTGTGTGCACAGCCTGTAAGCAAACAGAGGGAGGACGTACACagttgacatttaaaaatcaaaggcCTAGCATGGAGAATAGCACAGAGGAGAAGTTTACACAGTACAGATAATCTTCACActtttttaaagagacaaatAGGTCTGTAGATTATCCCTGCTCGCTAGCCAGagcagtgtttctttaaagagTGTTTGTGGATAAAGTATTTTGGTGATTTGAGTACCACAAATGAAATCCTTTTCACGACTGTTATCAGAGTTTAGTTTTGCATTCAAAACTAAATCAAACTTGTCTGCAGGTCAACAATGAAGCGTCGGTCTATGGAGCACCTAAACTTTCTCTGCACTTTTTGGATGTGTGTGAATTTtccttccattttcttttctatttttcgAACAACACTGATGCATGTGATTGTGTTACAAGGGTAGCGTTGCTTGTAGTGAGTGTGTGGTTACACGGGAGAGACAAGACATGcaagtgaaaacaacaaaatcatttggtttcagtttcagctgatTCATTTCATGTAACTGCCTGTCTACTTTCCCAATTAGGTAATGTATCTTCTAGTgacaaaattgtgaaaaatgatgATCACAATtaacgtcttcaaattgcttttaagtccaaaacccaaagactctttattttCTATCATATATAAACAGAAAAGCAATAAATCCCCACATTTAAGAAGCCGCATCCAGcagatatttgacatttttgctttaagaaTTATGATGTACAATGAATCCAtcgccaaaaaaacaaaaaaaaacaaaaaaaacgttgGGAATGAATTATTTCTTCAACTGATTAAGCTGTCACAGGTGCTACACAGAACATTACTTGAAATTACACTGACTAAAAGCACTTGCACTTAAAGCTCCTACccttaaaaatacaatttctaAAACTCAGTATGAAGATTCTAATGACATAGgaaacaagatttaaaaaaacaaaacaaaaaacttacTTTTGAGTACTCTGTGATGGCATCTACAAGAGCCAAGgtggcctgagagagaaaggTGCTTGAGCTGTCTGTCACCAGAGAAGCTGCTCGTTTGATCAGAGAGTCGTGAGAGAGGTTTTcaacctgcagcagagacacagagaggaaacaaggaacAGAGTATGAAGTAACATActgttatatatgtttataaccTCAATGTGTCTCGGACTCACCTGTCTGAAGGGTATGGCACACAGCCCGCCGCCAACTGCAAAAGATGCCACACCTGTGTACAGAAGATTCCTCCATTTCCCAGGTTTATAGAATGCAGGTTTTCTGCTGCTTAACAGGACACGAGCAGAAGTCCTGAACAACACAAATATCCAGGTTCAGCTCAATGTCGAGTCCCACTGCATCAAATACTGTCATATTAATctgacacactgtcacatttgGCAAACTGCTCTTACATAACGCCAAAACTACCTACGTAGAAATAAAGTGGCGACAAAAGCAGACTGACATCAAACGTCAACCTAATTTGAAGATATATTCAACACCGCTTTTCACAAAACTCTCTTTAGCGAGTCACTTCTGCATGATTCAGTACGTAGACAGACATACGTGCAGAAAATAAAACGACAACGCTTAATTTATGGaatgaaaaacaagttaaacGTCTTTTCTGACAACTTCCGGTTGTCTCTGCCACCGATGTTATGAAGCGAAACACCCTAAATTCCccacattatcatcaccagCAGCATTTAATCCGTAAGAGACTGGTTGTTAAGTAAAGCGTATATATATGAAATGACAAACGTTGCCAGTGTGAAGTTATATAGCTGTAATAAACATCCTACCTGAGGAGACGGAGGTAGCTTGTTACCCTCCACAGCGCGGCCATCTTGGTCCGCCACAGAAACATGCTCGTCGTCACCGGGCAAAGGTTCCCCTGGTGTGTAGCTGCCAACAATGTCGCCCCTGGTGGTCAAAACAACAATATCATCTTGTGCTCACCCACGTTGAAGATAACAAAAGATAGGCCCGGCACAAGGACACAAATtgatacagataaaaaaaataaataaataaataaaaaaacagagataactaaacacaaaaataagaattgaaataaaaatagaagcTATACAAGACCAATTATATTCAAATACTGATAATGAAACTATCTGGGGTATAATGGGGTGGGTATACATTGTGTTAGTATCTGGTATTTAATGTACCGAAGTATCAAGAgtaaaaacacaagtaaattatataaatatttacatgtaattaaataaataaaatcatgaccAGTTTCTCtcaatcacattttaaaaaacctttttgcTTATCAAATAAAACTTATAAATATGTGCTCCTTAACCTAGtaacatttcatcactgataTTTACACTGAGTTTAcatagtgtttgtgtgtactaATATTGTAATAAGATGTACTTgattatgaataaaacatttaaacatgttttaaacatagtAACATAATATAGCATGATAAAGTACAGTTGTGTCAGATATGAAATATAGTATATAAGGTGAAATGTGGCATAATAGTATAACTTAATACATAGGCTAgtatattatataaaatataataaaaacagtaaataatacaaaataatttgtGTATGCTATTTGTATTGTTCTTATGTTCAGTATTTGCAGATTAGCCAAAATCAGTTtgtctgctaaaaaaaaaaaactgtcatggCCTGAAGGTTTTATGAAGTCCCATTAATGttttgcacaaaacacacaaaacattatgAGTTTCATGGCAAATGAAGATTCTTTTGTCCAAATGCTAAGTTTCTCCGCTCTGAGTGGCTGGTTGTGTTTATCAGGAAATCAAACCTAATGGAAGTTAAAGCAAAATTatataaaactaaactaaagggAAATGGGTACACACATCAATAAATTATGTTAAGATGTGACAAACAGTGGTCCATATATAATAAACTGGGGATAGTTGTTTGTATATTAGTTGTATATAATTTAAGAAGTTGTTGAAATAATATATgagtgaaaagaagaaaagtgagaaaggGCTGGGGATGTATAAGTTTTACTTTCACCTACACTTTTCAGACAcagttacttttgttttatttgtttttattacattgttttgattgttggATTGAAATAAAgtacttcattcattcattcattcattcattcattaattcatatATTCCAGATTTGTAATGATGAAACCCTTTTAAGGCCTTCAAATCTTCTTGTCAGCCCCGAACAAACTGTCAGGAAATGTGTCCAATATGAgtacaaacatttcaaatgaagcACACGTAAGATACTTGAAAACTTTTTCTCCTTACAACTTATTAAAGCATATAAGGAATATCCGTGTTAACTGAGGTCTTACCCTCATTGATTATTTGCGATACTTCACATATGCATCACTATACAACAACCATATTTCATTCAAAATCCCTGGTTCCACTTGAAGAGAAACAGATAAGAACATCATACTGAAATATTATTACTCCTCTATAACAGCTTCATGATTGCACTCTAGAAATTATTAATGTTATGCTATGATTGTACAGTCTGTAGGTTTCAACAATATTCATTGTCAAGAACACTCTGAGGTCAAAAGGTAATAAAACTGCGGGCTAAATTTTTTTATCTGGCTTTGTCAATTGATCCGTAGttggttttcattcattaattcaaacAGTTTTTCAGAAACTGAGCTGTGCTAGCTGTGCTTATAAACATATCTAGTTTTGTGACTTTTCATTATGATCTTTTTTCatctatctttctttttttaattattgaaaTATTTGCATCAAGACCACAGCTGTACCAACGCATTGGCCTCTTTGAAAGAAATGAGAACGCACTACTACTGTTGATGTGAATGTAGCTTGAATGCACCATTATGAGCAATTctaaatacaaatataacaaagatgaataaaatacattttatttaaagttttgttaACAATGTTGAACTCTAAACAAACTTTTACAGGTACATTCATCATTAGCCAAGTCAACACCAACAGAGCAGtctttaaataattaatgatgCCATTAACTATGTCTGTTAATTAGGTTCTCTGGAGTTTGTCATTACACACAGGGATACAGATGACTAATGGCTAATTATCAGAaatacaacaaagaaaacatctgatgaTGACAAACAAGCCACCGCTCTGACTGTGATGTTCCCTTGTGATGTCTCAGAGTTAACTATCAGAAGTTTGACAATTACATAAAATTACTCAGTTACATTAAAATTTCATTGTATATTAAAGGGTATTTTATATCACATTTGAACCTatatttgtcactttattcTCTGCGTTTACTCACATATTCACTGTATGTGTCTTGTTTAAAAGGGCAAACTGTACACTTAAAGGCAATGCTTATGTCATAGCATTTACCGCCTTGATTGACGGACATCTCATTCTTCTCTCTGGAACCTCCGCACTTTATAAGATGTATTCGAGACACTATGCTGGACCACACAGAGTACTGTACTATGAGAGCATACAATTGCCATTAAATAGTGATAACTAGAATTCATGTATCAAAGTGAGGCAGTGAAAACCGCCCTCccaagattttcttttcttattttttgtttatttatgtttttatttattttattaatttgtcTACTTTTATTCccttctttttcccctcctttctttatttaatttttagtGGGTTGAGAAGGTTACGTTTGCTGTTAAAATATTGCAGCTGGACTGTGCTCGTAAGAAATTCATCTTGAATGTGTACTGCAAATTGTTTTatcaaatgaaaaattaataaaaattgaaaaaacaaaaacaagtttcttCTACAGAGTTTCCTCTGGTCTGTCAAGTTTATAAGTatagcttttatttttgctttaaatataGGGTATATCGGTGTAGGATggtttattgtaaaaaaaaatattagtttgCATGATGTTTTGCCCTGCTCGTGGCCTCATCCTTGGAATGGCAATGTTTCCAGGTTTTGCAGGTCGATCTTTGATCAAAACTGAAATGCCTCAATGACTATCAGATTACCATTACATTTTGGACAAGTATTCATGGTCCCCAGGGGAGGAAACCCACCAAAATTTTAATCCACTGATTTTCATGACATTGCCATCTCTAAGCTTTGGTGACATGTATTGGCAATTTCCTTTTGTGAATATCTAATACTAATAAAATGGTTGTTGGCAACGTTTCAAtggaaatgacaaattaaataaaattgaatCTGACTGTTTAGATACATACTTGAATCCAAGCATGTTGGTCATCATTTTGATAACAGCACAGAAACTTTGAGACGAGTCAATATTTTTCCAacaatgaaaactttttttttttttaatacctgtTATGTCATCCATCTTTCATTATAGCAAAAATCAACAAAGGacagtttaaataataaatgaggCAATTAAGTTTCACATGAGTTAATTTGCCATGAGGGAACACTGTTGATCAGCTCATTAGCATCGCTGCTCTGTTTCGAGTCTAAATCCctatggagaaaaacaaagcaaaaacaaaattaaccaTCATATCAGACattctttcaaatgttttctgccGCATAACAAACAGGCCTTCACAAAGCTGTACCTGGAGAAATTAAATGGCAACACAGAGAAGGCCCAGTAAAGTTTCTCATGCTTCTATATTTCATTCAGATGTGGTGTCAGTTTATAGAGGCTGGCATACTGTGTATACATATCAAAAGCTTCTCAAGCTGAGCTTTCATAATTGTTAATAACTGTAGTGATAAAAAGTTTTGAAACAtaacacagtgctgctgtaaacaacaaacaacgTACTCttaaactgttgttttgttggagGGCCCCCATTTTTTGAGTGCAACACAAgatgtcagatgtaatgtaacatAAAGTTCAACAGCAACACTTCACCTTGACCCAGCATAGCATGACTCTCTCCCATCAACCTGTTAACCCAAGCAACCACTCAGTTCACTTATTACTTGAGCCAGCCTTAATCAATTCAAGACCATCACTGTTTATGTGTGCAAATTAATGCAATGCTACAGATGCATTCGAGGAGAGGCTGTTGACTGCTACAGATGGATTTACACCCAACCTTCTGTCAACATGTTTGCTTTGGTCAtccaacagaaaacatattCACAATTAAACCTCCAACCTCATGtgacatctctctataaaagcaaggaatctttgtgtgtctgtgtgtgcctcaaatatctctgcagatcaggatcagactgaaatgagagtttcaacatggctgctgcatggtttaagggtgtgaaacgttggatttgtttggactacaatgataccgttaataaattatttcataaagtatttaccgattccgctagcattgtcaaccatagccaccatagccgCTTGCACagcagagccaatcactgcagagctcacccACAAGACACACTTTAAGAAACGAATGGTTACATTGTAACCTTGGTTCTCTGAGTGAAGAGACAATCTCTCCACTCCGTTATATATTCCATATGTACGGGATATAGCTATAAAGCACCTGTGCCAGCGTGTAATCACTGATAGATTGAGCGAAACGTGTCTCCAAGTGGCCCAAGGACTGGAGAGATAGTCTGGTGAAGATAGGTGAAGGGAGGAAAGGCATAGAGCAGACCCCGGGGCCAAGGATGCGCTAGAGCATCCCAACCCATGGGGGGATCGTCATTCCTCAGGGAGAAAAAGAGTGGGCTGTGCGTTGACTCCCTGGACGCAAACAGGTCGACCTCTGCCCTGCCTAGGTGGCGCCATATCTCGGAGACCACCTGAGAGTGTAGTCTCCACTCCCCCGGCTGGGGCCCTCCCCTTGACATGGTGTCTGCCGCAGAGATCAGTGCCCCTGGCACGTGCACGGCTCTGAGCGAGAGGAAGAGTGGGTGAGCCCACTGCCACAGGATGGTTGTGAGCTTGCACAGGGCATGGGAGCCCCTGTCACTGTGCTGTCGGTGTGGACAATGACGTGGTGACCCCTTAGCCTTAGCAGGAAATGACGCAGAGCGAGGAGAAGCGCCCTCTGCTCTAGGACACTTATGTGCTGACACAGCCTCTGGCCGGTCCAGACACCGTTGACACCATGGCCTTCGTGTACGGCGCCCTACCCCAAAGAGGATGCGTCTGTGTACACTAGTTGGCGATAGATCACTGGACCCAGGGCTCGGCCCAGCTTGATGTTTGCTGGGACCCTCCACCACCGGAGGGCCCTGTGAATCCTCTGAGAGACCACCACTTTGGTCTTGTGGGACCTCTGAGGGCACAAGCCCAAGCccagcagacatctctgcacAGGCCACATGTGTAAGAGGGCGAGGGGGACCACCTGCACCATGGCTGCCATTAAGCCCATAAGGCGAAGGCAGAGTCCCCAGTTGACCAAAGCATGCAGCTGGAAAGGGGCGAGGCAAGTCCTGAAAGCCTGCTGCCTCTTCAGGGTCAAAGCAACTGTCGCCCTCCTCGAGTCCAGGCCCATACCCAGAAAAGTGGTCACCTGAGAAGGCTCGAGCCGGTTTTTTTTGTGGTTCAGGTGCAGACCTAAGCCCTGGACGTGGTTTAGCAGCCGGGCTACGTGGTCGCATACATACAACGAGTGAAGGGTCGTGGTGGCAGAGAAATGCCGAATGGCAGCACCCGAAACTTGTACACCCTGCCTGCAAACCCAAACCGAGGGTGGGAGGCACCTGGAGGAACTCTGAGCCTTAGCAggtcctctccctctgccctgTCGGTGGTACCTGTGCTGCCGGGAAGCCTCCAACTGGAGTCTAAGATCCCCTTGACCCCATGTTGAGGCTTCTGGTGCTGGCTGGGCCCGAGATGGTCTTGGCCTCCCCGAGCCCATGATGTGCCTGGCCAGGCCACCCGAGACCTACTTCGCACAGCGGCGGCTCTCCTGAGCCTGCTGTATCAAGGCAGTAGCATGGGGCCCAAACATCGCGGTGGGTTCCACCGGCACCTTAGGCCATCTGCAGCTCCTAACCTACACTGGTGTCCGCCTGAACTTGATGAGACAAGTCGTGGAGGTAAAGTGCCAAAATAGCCCCGGTATTGGCCAACCGAGTCTGCACCGCCACAGCCTTATGTATCTTAGCGAGCAGACTATCCATAACCCTGCAGTTCTTGCTAGAGCAGGTGGCATTACCGAggatggagctggagggagaaaCTAGTGGAGTGAGGGTTCGGTCCACTGCGGGAAGTGGCCCACAAGCAATCTGATTTCTGTCATGCACGTTGGAAAAACGGCGACATGCTGCAGACCACCTGCGGGTAGCAGCTGGAGACTAGAACTGCTGACACATCAGCTCTTTAAAGTCAGATAGGAGGGGCACCTGGGTTGATGCAGGGCGCACCTCCATACCctctgtagtttctgggctgtcctcctcaaaggtgtcggcgtgtagtatgttgataaaaaaatctgcggaggcaaggctgggtggaatgatagagcaatctttattaaaacagacttgagcctagcatccgaACAGAGTGTGGCCACACATCTGAtattctccaatctagggcaaagtaatgccaaacgtgtttgccctctgccctatcagaactcctacgccctcgatcttaggaattctaccaaatgccacccccctttctctggtgtgggggccttttttaaagtctgttctccataaccgcctacttgtcccaattggtcactttggtgggttcaaggtacatctatccaatgggaaagaagagaaggatgggtctgcctcacatcctctatgaaataactcttgtgtgcgttacttaactttgctgatgtcagctaaagtggacaggatggtctctctacacataaatgacaatgtatacctTGAGTCAGCTAttaacctctggtgtgggctccttcctgtaaCTTATCTCTGATTCCcacctcagggctgatcagggctcctggttatggggaccctcacactgtcacattcccgcaGTTGTCTAAGGAGAGCATCTGGTcccatctcatcctgtcttcctcctattcactattgtcttagagcccaggatgtgtaggaaacacacagatactacaccTCTTCAACCCTAGAAGATGTGGCCCCAGGGTTCTCAGGGAGGGCAACACCCAGAGCCCTGGAAGCCCTGTTAATCACCTCCTCAAACCGGTGGGCCAACTCCCCTCTTGTTACTTTGCTCACTGTGTGCTGTGCACAAGAGAGGTCGTTGTCATCAGAGTTTCCACATCCACGTTCTCCTCCTcggcttcttcttcctccctgcctAACCCGAAGCCTGGGGCGGGAAAGAGCTAAGCGGAGGCCGGACCGCTATAGGCTGAAGAGGAGGCAGTTGAGCCTGCCAGGCTCCTAGAtactccctcctcccctccaagGCTGCCACCATTCTCCCAATTTTCTGCCTAGGCCCCTCAAAAACATGGGAGCCCGCACgctttgccttttctctctcttttctcttttccgtTGCAAAAAAGCAACAGCGAGCCTCCCTAGTGCGTGCAGGTAAAATAAAGCAATCCATGCACGACTGAGGATTTTCCCTAGAGACCAGAGCATGCTCATGTCCCAAACATAGCACGCAGTTATCATGTCCATCCTCTAGGGGCATGGCCACCCCACAACCCACACAGCAATGTCCCTCCTGGTCTGCCATATTGCCAGGGGCCGGAACCCGGAAGTACTTCgccacttcctgtttacctgCTAGCCGGTAGCACTGCAGCtctcttattgttttttttttttaaagtgtactCTGTGTGCCGCCCACTGTGAGGGCCATATTCTTATGAGGGGATGGGCGGGAGAGTGCTTGAACTGGGAGAGGCATTTGCCGCCAAGCGCCGGGGAGAGGATGCCGCTACCAGGAGCCAGAGGCGGGATGATGGCTTGCTGAGACAGGACAGAAAGAGTTCTATACAACAATCCAGGGAGACTGCCAGAGACAGACGCCCCGACTTACTCTTTTCCCTCAAACAATCAGTGATTACACGCCAGCACAGGTGCTTTATAGCTACGCAATGGGGCGTGGCCGGGCAAGCCGGTGTGTCTTAAAGAAATATCCAAGTACCCTGCACAGCAGCGGGGGTGATATCCCGTACATATGGAATATGTAACGGATTGGAGAGATAGTCTCGAGATGATAGagaacaagcagatttatacctgcagctgTGCAAGCTAgaccgggattttgccagcAGTTTGGTCCCGTTCTGTacatctaaactgactgtggATTAATAAATGAGTCCAGACGgagtctgttcgggtctgaggagatccggatacacgaggacaacaaactggaatcggaatctgtgggtgttcatgtgtagctagctgctagcacACCCCCACAGCCCACCTCCTGACTCGACGTGCCAGTGCATCCGAAACCGGATTTCTAACCTCTGCCTCGCTTTTTCTTGAGCATTGCTGTCACTTTTGCTTTGCGTCTGGTGCAGGAAacggtaaaaacgggcttttgtcacaaaagtaGCCGCTAGAAGCAAGTGCTTGCAAGCAAAAAACatgttcctattggtggaaaaaggcactaCACCAACCAGTCACAAAATATATGGCAAACCACAcgatttggttgctgaggaacagggggaaGTTGTGGGCGGGATGTCGGCAGAAGAGTGACAGACAGTGATGTGATAGAGACAACGATGAGAaagcgagttttgagagttgagagatttgtggctagagatttgtgacatatgtttggagtgtatagctagtgtgttatgtagtgtttggtgtagtgtatttagtgtgtagtggagtcgtttctctgtgtttggcaggcattgcctgcatttaaatgtaaatagttacatataaacaataatttatatttgcattataagtaataaaattgGTTCGTTAAAcagtttcacagtaaaaaaaaatctaattttttcCAACTCTGATtctatgttttttgtgattttaggtccatagtgttaatatagtatgtcaaaatgaaaaaata
This window encodes:
- the diabloa gene encoding diablo, IAP-binding mitochondrial protein a isoform X1; protein product: MFLWRTKMAALWRVTSYLRLLRTSARVLLSSRKPAFYKPGKWRNLLYTGVASFAVGGGLCAIPFRQVENLSHDSLIKRAASLVTDSSSTFLSQATLALVDAITEYSKAVHTLISLQKRYLDSLGRLSPAEEDTIWQVIIGQRAQVNDRQDECKRFESTWINAVKLCETAAEAAYTSGAEHASVTMRTNIQVALSQVEEVQKLSTDAEKKLAETKVMEVERMAQYTASLQNTSDDEEVPEAYLRED
- the diabloa gene encoding diablo, IAP-binding mitochondrial protein a isoform X2, with the protein product MSVCFCRHFISTTSARVLLSSRKPAFYKPGKWRNLLYTGVASFAVGGGLCAIPFRQVENLSHDSLIKRAASLVTDSSSTFLSQATLALVDAITEYSKAVHTLISLQKRYLDSLGRLSPAEEDTIWQVIIGQRAQVNDRQDECKRFESTWINAVKLCETAAEAAYTSGAEHASVTMRTNIQVALSQVEEVQKLSTDAEKKLAETKVMEVERMAQYTASLQNTSDDEEVPEAYLRED